A window of the Butyricimonas faecalis genome harbors these coding sequences:
- a CDS encoding metallopeptidase TldD-related protein, whose amino-acid sequence MKYILSIILFFLLAGSLTAQNKQDQVIFKAMQDEMQRSKDQLMLPGMQKPYYLSYTLGRTHQFEVVGALGGVVNFYESPWSAVGGVQMFLGDYDHNNDINYICASIQAGMPEEADYDVIRRNFWLGSDAMYKWSLQAGAMKDAYLKANPKTAEELAVKDQQKVDAVTRIEEPKTAYTIDRAKLEKIVEELSAIFKDYKDIYDSSVAITGQEMEVYKSTTDGVVLKEPLRYASLVASAYVMTEDGVRIDDAFSVLVARPDDLPSLDELKKGVKAFADNLIKLKNAPAITEYYAGPVLFEDGACSSVFISNFLKRGALFAYRKPDTDRAQPMKTLDARLGMKIVDNRISIKNYSSLDKYNGVPLLGAYNIDAEGVVPAKEMTLVENGIFKSMLNGCTPTLYAPQSTGSSRFLLSSRNGMFSTAPGTIHIEVEKGTKPEKMKSALIKAAKEEGLKYAYIVRSLAGKASRIYRVDLDGKETQVRFGDVSGLTLINLKRMLNISSKENVSNYILNGQLLSSLIYPSSILIENIEINKSDVKKDKEQVLTFPLQR is encoded by the coding sequence ATGAAATATATATTATCGATTATATTGTTTTTCCTGCTGGCAGGATCGTTAACCGCACAGAATAAACAGGATCAGGTGATCTTTAAGGCTATGCAGGATGAGATGCAACGCAGTAAGGATCAATTGATGTTGCCGGGTATGCAAAAGCCGTATTATTTGTCTTATACTTTGGGGCGTACACATCAGTTTGAGGTTGTGGGTGCGTTAGGTGGTGTTGTTAATTTCTACGAGTCTCCTTGGAGTGCCGTGGGAGGTGTTCAGATGTTTTTGGGTGATTATGACCATAATAATGATATTAATTACATATGTGCATCTATTCAAGCTGGAATGCCGGAAGAGGCTGATTATGATGTAATTCGTAGGAATTTCTGGTTGGGATCGGATGCCATGTACAAATGGTCTTTGCAGGCAGGAGCAATGAAGGATGCTTATTTGAAGGCAAACCCGAAAACAGCCGAGGAGTTAGCCGTGAAGGATCAACAGAAGGTGGATGCGGTTACTCGAATCGAGGAACCGAAAACGGCCTATACGATTGATCGTGCGAAGTTAGAGAAGATTGTAGAAGAATTGTCTGCTATTTTCAAAGACTATAAGGATATTTATGATTCATCCGTGGCAATTACCGGACAGGAAATGGAAGTGTACAAGTCTACCACGGATGGTGTTGTGTTGAAAGAGCCGTTACGTTATGCAAGCTTGGTTGCTTCTGCATACGTGATGACGGAAGATGGGGTTCGAATTGATGATGCATTTTCCGTGCTTGTTGCTCGTCCGGATGATTTGCCTTCTTTGGATGAGTTGAAGAAGGGGGTTAAGGCTTTTGCTGATAACTTGATCAAGTTGAAGAATGCTCCCGCGATTACAGAGTATTATGCCGGACCGGTGTTATTTGAAGACGGTGCTTGTTCTTCTGTTTTTATAAGTAATTTCTTGAAACGCGGTGCTTTGTTTGCTTATCGTAAACCTGACACGGATCGGGCTCAGCCGATGAAAACATTGGATGCACGGTTAGGTATGAAGATTGTGGATAATCGTATTTCCATTAAGAATTACAGTTCTTTGGACAAGTATAATGGAGTTCCTTTGTTGGGAGCTTATAATATTGATGCCGAAGGTGTTGTTCCTGCTAAGGAGATGACATTGGTTGAAAATGGTATTTTCAAAAGTATGTTGAACGGGTGTACTCCGACTTTATACGCTCCTCAATCAACGGGTAGTTCTCGGTTCTTGTTGTCCAGCAGAAACGGAATGTTCTCCACGGCTCCGGGTACTATTCATATCGAGGTGGAAAAAGGGACGAAGCCGGAAAAGATGAAGAGTGCATTGATTAAGGCTGCTAAAGAGGAAGGTTTGAAGTATGCTTATATCGTGCGGAGTTTAGCCGGTAAAGCCTCTCGTATTTATCGGGTGGATTTGGATGGTAAAGAAACTCAGGTTCGTTTCGGTGATGTGAGTGGATTGACCTTGATAAATTTGAAACGTATGCTGAATATTTCCAGCAAGGAAAATGTGAGCAACTATATTTTGAACGGTCAGTTGTTGTCTTCTTTGATTTACCCGTCTTCAATCTTGATTGAGAATATCGAGATTAATAAGTCTGACGTGAAGAAAGACAAAGAACAGGTATTGACCTTCCCGTTACAACGGTAA
- a CDS encoding SusC/RagA family TonB-linked outer membrane protein, which translates to MRLSVILLFIGMHLTFANVGAQSKVTIEHQFVTYQELFTQIQKQTGLTVVYSNNELNKDKKIQAGFVQMELKDVLDKVLAGTNLSYEFMDEFVILKVIMKDEKKKTVSVTGKVVDEKNMALPGVTVMVKDLKLGTTTGPDGRYVLTIPKVDNILLVFSFVGMHTQEVKYTGQDSVNVVMKDDIEVLEDVVVTGYGNMSKGNYTGAATTMKAEDIMMAGVSSIDQMLQGVVPGMLVQQGTGMVGASPKIRVRGVSSLLGSQEPVWVVDGVIQRDPQPFNSEDNTKFSVDADDISQLAGNAISWLNPNDIESITVLKDASATAIYGSEAANGVIVITTKKANVGKVSVAYSGDFSIGQRPRYGLYNQMNSQEMMEFSQEMYEDRVSYPSKVLSIGFAGLLQSYLNKEISKKEFDQQYEKMATTNTDWFDLLFQNSFSHKHSLSLAGGSEKIQNRTSLGYTDETGEATGNKVTLLTATSNTTVNLMNNKLIVNLLLKGTWRKVKGFAYDVDPFSYAYNTSRVIPMYSEDGSLYYHEKWANESSTVINNKTSYLYNIQNELDNTGSENNTKTWGTTLDVKWNILPGLDYQGLVSYSSSSADVKKYATERSFYVASLRGYDYGVYESSAPEFAYTRLPFGGLLETGLTDVSTVTVRNALVYDHMFEDIHRLTLQLGVETNSSKTRGTTSKRYGYLKDRGETFIKLPLTYSDLAWEGDLLDNDLAQGEAMVLNKIDNKLSEYISAVYTYDGRYVLNASARLDASNRFGQDKNKRFAPTWSVGVKWRVAAERFAKNLWWLNNLDLIASYGFQGNAVESVSPYLIAKDGGVNEYYNAYLLNISSLPYPDLGWEKTKTYNFGVDAALLDGRLNFTVNYFKKISDVLSSRNIPRENGMKNAVVDGGEMTNTGYDFVINVIPVRTKDFTWQLSLNTSETKNKVNKNQRINTLNDYLEGSAVVDGEAFSTFYSFKYNGLNDENGTPEFAYMDVLNGASPLNYLVKSGKFTPDFSGGLNMMFKYRNWSLFALFNVQWGGHARLPKLYDTDNNYGIPTPEQNVSRDLALRWRKVGDKTNIPSIPTSEAYIDLPATASVASTERKLYDMYNNSDLRVANTDFIRCRSLSLSYEFNQKWLSRIAAQRFVIKASMTNPFMWVSDSKWDGLDPETGNWPARRVTSLSLQVMF; encoded by the coding sequence ATGAGGTTAAGTGTAATTTTATTGTTTATCGGAATGCACCTGACTTTTGCAAACGTAGGTGCTCAATCGAAAGTGACAATTGAACATCAGTTTGTTACTTATCAAGAATTATTTACTCAGATTCAAAAACAAACGGGCTTGACGGTTGTGTATAGTAACAATGAATTGAATAAAGACAAGAAAATACAAGCCGGATTTGTACAGATGGAGCTGAAGGATGTGCTGGACAAGGTTTTAGCTGGAACTAACTTGAGTTATGAGTTTATGGATGAATTCGTGATACTGAAAGTTATCATGAAAGATGAAAAGAAGAAAACCGTATCGGTTACCGGGAAAGTCGTTGATGAAAAAAACATGGCTTTACCTGGAGTGACAGTAATGGTAAAAGATTTGAAGTTGGGAACAACAACTGGTCCTGATGGACGTTATGTATTGACAATTCCAAAGGTTGATAATATACTCTTGGTATTTTCTTTTGTCGGGATGCATACGCAGGAAGTGAAATACACCGGGCAGGATTCTGTAAACGTGGTTATGAAGGATGATATAGAAGTTTTGGAAGATGTAGTGGTTACCGGTTATGGGAATATGTCAAAAGGTAATTACACGGGTGCTGCAACTACGATGAAAGCCGAAGATATTATGATGGCGGGAGTTTCTTCAATTGATCAGATGTTGCAAGGAGTGGTGCCGGGTATGCTTGTTCAACAGGGAACGGGAATGGTTGGTGCCTCCCCCAAAATTCGGGTTCGTGGGGTGTCTTCATTGTTGGGTAGTCAAGAACCGGTTTGGGTCGTTGATGGGGTAATACAAAGAGATCCACAACCATTCAATTCGGAAGATAACACAAAATTTTCAGTGGATGCAGATGATATCTCTCAGTTGGCTGGTAATGCTATTTCTTGGTTGAATCCCAATGATATAGAGTCGATCACCGTTTTAAAAGATGCATCTGCGACGGCAATTTATGGTTCAGAGGCCGCAAATGGTGTGATTGTTATTACGACTAAAAAAGCGAATGTTGGTAAAGTTTCTGTCGCATATAGCGGGGATTTCTCCATTGGCCAAAGGCCTCGTTATGGTTTGTATAACCAGATGAATTCTCAGGAAATGATGGAATTTTCTCAGGAAATGTATGAAGATAGGGTAAGTTATCCTTCAAAAGTGTTATCTATCGGGTTTGCTGGTTTGCTGCAATCTTATTTGAACAAAGAGATTAGTAAAAAGGAGTTTGACCAACAGTATGAAAAGATGGCTACTACGAACACGGATTGGTTTGACTTGCTTTTCCAAAATTCATTTAGTCATAAACATAGTTTGAGTCTTGCTGGGGGATCTGAAAAGATTCAAAACAGAACTTCTCTTGGGTATACAGATGAAACGGGAGAGGCGACTGGGAATAAGGTTACGTTATTGACGGCAACTTCCAACACGACCGTTAATTTGATGAATAATAAGCTTATTGTAAATTTATTATTGAAAGGGACGTGGCGTAAAGTGAAAGGCTTTGCTTATGATGTGGATCCCTTTAGCTATGCTTATAATACGAGTCGGGTAATTCCAATGTATAGTGAGGATGGTTCTTTGTATTATCATGAGAAATGGGCCAATGAGTCAAGCACGGTCATCAATAATAAAACGAGTTATTTATACAATATCCAAAATGAGTTGGATAATACAGGAAGTGAAAATAACACGAAAACTTGGGGCACCACGTTAGATGTCAAATGGAATATCTTGCCGGGATTGGATTATCAAGGGTTAGTTTCTTACTCGTCTTCATCTGCAGACGTGAAAAAGTATGCAACAGAACGTTCTTTTTATGTTGCCTCTTTGCGTGGGTATGATTATGGGGTTTATGAAAGCTCGGCTCCGGAGTTTGCTTATACTCGTTTGCCTTTTGGTGGTTTATTGGAAACGGGATTGACAGATGTTTCTACGGTTACTGTTCGAAATGCTTTGGTGTATGACCATATGTTTGAGGATATTCATCGATTAACTTTACAACTAGGTGTTGAGACCAATTCCTCGAAGACAAGAGGAACAACAAGTAAGCGTTACGGGTATTTGAAAGATCGAGGTGAAACCTTTATTAAATTGCCTCTGACCTATTCTGATTTAGCCTGGGAAGGTGATCTTTTAGATAATGATCTAGCCCAAGGAGAAGCGATGGTGCTGAATAAGATTGATAATAAGCTTAGTGAGTATATTTCTGCCGTGTATACTTATGACGGTCGTTACGTGTTGAACGCGAGTGCTCGCCTGGATGCTTCCAATCGTTTTGGACAGGATAAGAATAAACGCTTTGCTCCAACGTGGTCTGTGGGGGTTAAGTGGCGAGTTGCTGCCGAACGTTTTGCGAAAAACTTGTGGTGGTTGAACAATTTGGATTTAATTGCATCTTATGGATTTCAGGGAAATGCCGTCGAAAGTGTTTCTCCCTACTTGATTGCAAAAGATGGAGGTGTTAATGAATATTATAACGCTTATTTGTTAAATATTAGTTCATTACCTTATCCTGATCTCGGGTGGGAAAAAACAAAAACTTATAATTTTGGTGTTGATGCTGCCTTGTTGGATGGACGTTTGAATTTTACGGTAAATTATTTTAAGAAGATTAGTGATGTGCTTTCTTCTCGTAACATTCCACGGGAAAATGGCATGAAGAATGCAGTGGTGGATGGTGGAGAAATGACTAACACCGGTTATGACTTCGTGATTAATGTGATCCCTGTGCGCACCAAAGATTTCACTTGGCAGTTATCCTTGAATACCAGCGAGACCAAGAATAAGGTTAATAAAAATCAACGTATCAATACATTGAATGATTATTTGGAAGGGAGTGCCGTGGTGGATGGAGAGGCGTTTTCAACCTTTTATTCTTTTAAATATAATGGACTGAACGATGAAAATGGGACACCGGAATTTGCCTATATGGATGTTTTAAATGGAGCAAGTCCGTTAAATTATTTGGTGAAATCCGGGAAATTCACACCTGATTTTTCTGGAGGTTTAAACATGATGTTTAAATATAGAAACTGGTCATTATTCGCGTTGTTTAACGTACAATGGGGTGGCCATGCCCGTTTACCGAAGTTGTATGACACGGACAATAATTATGGGATCCCAACTCCGGAACAAAATGTATCTCGGGATTTAGCTCTCCGTTGGAGGAAAGTTGGGGATAAAACGAATATACCTTCTATTCCGACATCTGAGGCTTATATCGATCTTCCGGCAACAGCTTCGGTTGCTAGTACAGAAAGGAAACTTTATGATATGTATAATAATTCAGATTTGCGTGTTGCAAACACGGATTTTATTCGCTGTCGTTCATTATCACTTTCTTATGAATTTAATCAAAAATGGTTATCTCGTATTGCCGCTCAACGTTTTGTCATTAAAGCAAGTATGACAAATCCATTCATGTGGGTTTCCGATAGTAAATGGGATGGTTTGGATCCGGAAACAGGCAATTGGCCTGCAAGACGAGTTACATCCTTGTCATTGCAAGTAATGTTTTAA
- a CDS encoding RagB/SusD family nutrient uptake outer membrane protein, which produces MMKKLQFMICILGLLGLNACSDYLNKESSDEVIVKTVSDYSELLLGAGYPEPTGSLYNTLYLLDDDYMLNENSLDDEEDYSGAVSAFPFYTWQANMWERQEVNASTYGESYSPTYTRLMGVNAVLDGIDEAIGEIEDRDQVKAEALALRGYYYFMLVNLYGEPYNYNKQALGVPLKLTANMETNGTARSTVEDVYKQIVSDLKAASDLFEKYPKRRGSYRINLPATNILLSRVYLHMELWDEAIAAATKAIENGGVLTNYVNLKSSSTCISNYNYSEVEWVYGNGNTPTRSLPGMVVSTELRNKFLENPNDTRINLWFLINRTNWNITKKRISYPSGTPRTPTNSIRMSEAYLNRSEAYAQKGECVAAWNDLSHLRENRYKEYSETAITDATVLLKEIREERRLELCFDEVRWFDLRRYGMPSISHLYKVRKSASWQTYTLNEKDPLYTLPLPSDVMNENSALQQNESAKEPLRQGR; this is translated from the coding sequence ATGATGAAGAAATTACAATTCATGATATGTATATTAGGATTACTTGGTTTAAATGCCTGTTCCGACTATCTGAACAAAGAATCGTCGGATGAAGTAATCGTGAAAACGGTTTCGGATTATAGTGAATTGCTTTTAGGGGCTGGTTATCCGGAACCAACGGGTTCTCTCTATAATACATTGTATCTGTTGGATGATGATTATATGCTTAATGAAAATTCTTTGGATGATGAAGAAGATTACAGTGGAGCCGTGAGTGCATTCCCTTTCTATACTTGGCAAGCAAATATGTGGGAACGACAGGAAGTTAATGCATCTACGTATGGCGAATCTTATTCCCCGACTTATACCCGGCTGATGGGCGTGAACGCCGTTTTGGACGGAATTGATGAGGCAATCGGTGAAATTGAAGATCGAGATCAAGTAAAGGCAGAGGCCTTGGCATTAAGAGGATATTACTATTTTATGTTGGTGAACCTCTACGGAGAGCCTTATAATTACAACAAACAAGCTTTGGGTGTTCCTTTAAAATTGACGGCCAATATGGAAACAAACGGGACGGCTCGTAGTACGGTGGAAGACGTGTACAAGCAAATCGTGTCAGATTTGAAGGCTGCATCGGATTTGTTTGAGAAATACCCGAAACGTCGGGGAAGCTATCGTATCAACCTACCTGCTACAAATATTCTTTTGTCTCGGGTTTATTTGCACATGGAGTTATGGGATGAGGCGATTGCGGCAGCCACGAAGGCAATTGAAAATGGTGGAGTTTTAACCAATTACGTCAATCTGAAGAGTTCTTCGACTTGTATTTCCAATTACAACTATTCGGAAGTGGAATGGGTGTATGGGAATGGCAATACCCCTACCCGCTCTTTGCCTGGAATGGTTGTGTCGACAGAGTTGCGTAATAAATTTTTAGAAAACCCCAATGATACCCGTATTAACTTGTGGTTCTTGATTAATCGTACAAACTGGAATATTACCAAAAAACGTATTAGTTATCCTTCCGGAACACCTCGGACTCCGACAAACTCCATTCGTATGTCAGAGGCTTATTTGAATAGGTCAGAAGCTTATGCTCAAAAGGGAGAGTGTGTGGCAGCTTGGAATGATTTAAGCCATTTACGAGAGAATCGTTATAAAGAATATAGTGAAACTGCAATAACCGATGCAACTGTGTTGTTGAAGGAGATTCGTGAGGAACGGCGCTTAGAATTATGTTTTGATGAAGTACGTTGGTTTGATTTACGTCGTTATGGTATGCCTTCTATCTCTCATCTTTACAAAGTGAGAAAATCGGCATCTTGGCAAACATACACGTTAAATGAAAAGGATCCGTTGTATACTTTGCCGCTACCTAGCGATGTGATGAATGAAAACTCGGCTCTCCAGCAAAATGAATCAGCCAAAGAGCCGCTGAGACAAGGAAGATGA
- a CDS encoding TldD/PmbA family protein, with the protein MKKLGLIIISCIFSLLSVHTLYAQEQDKLLQLLKQELAADMQELQKQENPPYHMNFRVMDDRTVSISSSFGATMMSVKQHSRSMVPQIRVGDTTLDNFKYNAMGAPSDQRGNVRVAYLGLDDEKGADATRQAIWAEVMKRYDFAVDAYQKAKTQSQVSVADEDKAASFSAAPVEKYYEAPLPAEKLAIDQAAWEKRLNEVSAVFKAYPLLQSGDVSLTFRVLRNYFVNTEGTEVVQNRTYARIIISASMKAEDGMELPLNMSYFAYDPKDLPSNDRMIADAKDMVKRLTVLRDAPVVDPYTGPAILSGPASGVFFHEIFGHRIEGHRLKGGGETFKKKVGELVLPAEFQVYCDPTLRRYAGTELNGFYLYDDQGVKARRVDVVKDGILKEFLMSRVPLDGFPSSNGHGRTAGGGDPVSRQSNLVVETSHPYTEAELRSMLIEEAKKQGKEYGYYFKEVTSGFTLTGEGGSLNSFNVTPLEVYRIYVDGRPDELVRGVDLIGTPLSMFSNIMCGGDTPSVFTGECGAESGWVPVTASSPMILVNKIETQRRQKSRDLPPILPAPGNN; encoded by the coding sequence ATGAAAAAATTAGGATTGATTATTATTAGTTGTATCTTCTCGTTGTTGTCGGTGCATACGTTGTATGCGCAGGAACAAGATAAGTTGTTGCAACTATTGAAACAGGAGTTGGCGGCTGATATGCAAGAGCTGCAGAAACAGGAAAATCCTCCCTACCACATGAATTTTAGGGTGATGGATGATCGGACAGTGAGTATTTCGAGTTCTTTCGGGGCTACGATGATGTCCGTGAAACAACATTCTCGTTCAATGGTTCCACAGATTCGGGTGGGAGATACTACTCTGGATAATTTTAAATATAATGCCATGGGTGCCCCGTCGGATCAACGCGGTAATGTGCGGGTGGCTTATCTGGGATTGGATGATGAAAAAGGTGCTGATGCAACTCGTCAGGCAATCTGGGCTGAAGTGATGAAGCGGTATGATTTTGCCGTTGATGCTTACCAAAAGGCAAAAACCCAAAGCCAAGTGAGTGTTGCTGACGAGGATAAGGCTGCTTCGTTCTCTGCTGCTCCGGTGGAGAAATATTATGAGGCTCCTCTTCCTGCAGAGAAGTTGGCGATTGATCAAGCAGCTTGGGAAAAACGTTTGAATGAAGTTTCTGCCGTGTTTAAAGCATATCCGTTATTACAATCGGGTGATGTTAGTTTGACGTTCCGGGTGCTTCGGAATTATTTTGTAAATACGGAAGGAACCGAGGTCGTGCAGAATAGAACCTATGCACGAATCATTATCAGCGCGTCGATGAAGGCCGAGGACGGTATGGAATTGCCGTTGAATATGTCATATTTCGCGTATGACCCGAAAGATCTTCCGTCTAACGACCGAATGATTGCTGACGCTAAAGATATGGTAAAGAGATTGACCGTGTTGCGTGATGCTCCGGTTGTTGATCCTTACACGGGTCCGGCTATTTTGTCCGGTCCGGCTAGTGGAGTATTTTTCCATGAAATTTTCGGTCACCGTATTGAAGGACATCGTTTGAAAGGTGGTGGCGAGACTTTTAAGAAGAAAGTAGGAGAGTTGGTTCTTCCGGCAGAATTCCAAGTGTATTGCGACCCGACTTTGCGCCGTTATGCAGGAACCGAGTTGAATGGATTCTACTTGTATGACGATCAAGGTGTAAAAGCTCGTCGAGTAGATGTTGTGAAAGATGGTATTTTGAAAGAATTTTTGATGAGCCGCGTGCCTTTGGATGGATTCCCTAGCAGTAACGGGCATGGACGTACGGCTGGAGGTGGCGACCCTGTTTCTCGTCAATCAAACTTGGTGGTAGAGACTTCACATCCTTATACGGAGGCAGAGTTGCGTTCCATGTTGATCGAGGAGGCTAAAAAACAAGGAAAGGAATATGGATATTATTTCAAAGAGGTAACCAGTGGTTTCACGTTGACGGGAGAGGGTGGTAGCTTGAACTCGTTTAATGTGACTCCCTTGGAAGTGTACAGAATATACGTGGATGGACGTCCGGATGAGTTGGTGCGCGGCGTGGATTTGATCGGAACCCCGTTATCCATGTTCTCTAATATCATGTGTGGAGGTGATACTCCCAGCGTGTTTACCGGAGAGTGTGGGGCAGAATCCGGTTGGGTGCCTGTAACGGCAAGTTCTCCAATGATTCTGGTAAACAAGATCGAGACTCAGCGTAGACAGAAGTCAAGAGATTTACCCCCGATCTTACCAGCCCCGGGAAATAATTAA
- a CDS encoding FecR family protein, protein MEAGDRIDEWVNQYVRGVLSEKDRIELLRWLEAAPEHEKQFREMLRIKMRVSAVGQWKELDDVQQRTWDKITLFIECRRKKLYIWGARIASMIIVAIGVAFIWQNRSGSEMETILVSNVLQVESGSPKAILVTSAGEKIALNDGKTCQVADVSGIEIIQDSTGSVRFEDRGVVTEEEVCRYSSIVVPEKGEYQVILSDGTKVWINSDSKLEFPDRFHKNVREVKLTGEAYFEVIADPQKPFYVQVGEAKVQVLGTAFNVSAYQEDQQVEVALLRGKVGFNLPNNEYVLVPGEIATWDKGDREATLRKGNVESIIDWKTGRFNFEDMPLDRLTVKLARWYGVQFMFEDETVKEFRFSGAVTKYRTLDYVLGMIAKTTKVAFQEKDGKILVRKIE, encoded by the coding sequence ATGGAGGCAGGAGATAGAATAGACGAATGGGTCAATCAATATGTACGTGGAGTTCTTTCTGAGAAAGATAGAATCGAGTTACTCCGGTGGTTGGAGGCAGCTCCTGAACATGAGAAACAATTTCGGGAAATGTTGCGAATCAAAATGCGAGTATCTGCTGTTGGGCAATGGAAAGAGTTGGATGATGTGCAACAGAGAACGTGGGATAAGATTACGCTTTTTATAGAATGTCGAAGGAAAAAGTTGTATATATGGGGGGCTCGGATTGCCTCGATGATTATTGTTGCGATTGGAGTGGCATTCATATGGCAGAATAGATCGGGGTCAGAGATGGAGACAATATTGGTTTCCAATGTGCTACAAGTTGAATCTGGCTCTCCAAAAGCGATTTTAGTAACAAGTGCGGGAGAAAAAATAGCTTTAAATGATGGCAAAACCTGTCAAGTAGCAGATGTTTCAGGGATTGAGATTATTCAAGATTCGACGGGGAGTGTCCGATTTGAAGATCGTGGTGTTGTTACAGAAGAGGAAGTTTGTCGGTATAGTTCAATCGTCGTGCCGGAGAAAGGTGAATATCAAGTTATATTAAGTGATGGTACGAAAGTTTGGATTAATTCAGATTCAAAATTAGAATTCCCAGACCGTTTTCACAAAAATGTACGAGAGGTGAAGTTGACAGGAGAGGCTTATTTTGAAGTGATTGCTGATCCGCAAAAGCCATTTTATGTTCAAGTTGGGGAGGCTAAAGTACAGGTGTTGGGAACTGCATTTAATGTATCGGCTTATCAGGAAGATCAACAAGTTGAAGTTGCTTTATTACGCGGTAAGGTTGGGTTCAATTTACCAAATAATGAATATGTATTGGTACCAGGGGAGATCGCAACTTGGGACAAAGGAGATAGAGAGGCAACTCTTCGAAAGGGGAATGTCGAATCGATCATAGATTGGAAAACAGGACGGTTCAATTTTGAGGATATGCCTTTGGATAGATTGACGGTGAAACTGGCTCGTTGGTATGGTGTGCAATTTATGTTCGAGGATGAGACTGTGAAAGAGTTTCGTTTTTCTGGTGCGGTAACGAAATATAGGACATTGGATTACGTGTTGGGGATGATTGCGAAAACGACAAAAGTCGCTTTTCAAGAAAAAGATGGAAAAATTTTGGTTCGAAAAATAGAATAG
- a CDS encoding RNA polymerase sigma factor, giving the protein MTKLRSITNKRIGFEEIYRDYSKSMFLYAISLLTSEEEAEDVIQEVFVNFWKDDTYHKVKSEVTKTYLFRSVKNNCLNRLKKKDVLKDRLDLLYGDVAEEEMMTWNDELIQEIETEISNMPEQTREIIQGVFFQGLKYQEVADQLGISINTVKTLLKNGMKHLREHFSGRGDLFLFVFLFR; this is encoded by the coding sequence ATGACGAAACTAAGGAGTATAACGAATAAAAGAATTGGATTCGAAGAAATCTATAGAGACTATTCGAAATCTATGTTTTTGTATGCCATTAGTTTACTAACTTCAGAAGAGGAAGCGGAAGATGTGATACAAGAAGTTTTTGTCAATTTTTGGAAAGATGATACTTATCACAAGGTAAAAAGTGAAGTAACAAAGACCTATTTATTCCGCTCTGTTAAAAATAATTGTTTGAATCGCTTGAAAAAGAAAGACGTATTAAAGGATCGTTTGGATTTGTTGTATGGAGATGTTGCGGAAGAAGAGATGATGACGTGGAATGACGAGTTAATTCAAGAGATTGAGACAGAGATTTCAAATATGCCGGAACAAACACGAGAAATTATCCAAGGTGTTTTTTTCCAAGGTTTAAAATATCAAGAGGTGGCAGATCAGTTGGGGATATCTATAAATACAGTGAAGACTTTGCTGAAAAATGGTATGAAGCATTTACGGGAACATTTTTCTGGACGTGGAGATTTATTTCTTTTTGTATTTTTATTTAGATAA